The genomic stretch cattcataccaaaactcaatttttgattttactggctgttgattgattgcctttccttatttgcacaaaccgtgttgatatcaaactctttccttaaatagtttctatatatttgcccttcttgtactactttggaaaagattttaatccaattctttccttaattgtcttctgcccgtttgaaatcagaatcccttaactgaagggggattttgtgtgattgattgcaaactattcccttaccttttcttacttgttttctgcaatataaaaggggcacgacccttctgcacttagacaaccttgaaccttcagttcaacacttcaAATTCAATACTTTGCACACACacctttcaatttcaatactatttcaatactctactctcttcaGAGAACTTTTGTACTGattgcttgcaatttggtttacaagactttagctttcagttatttgtttccctgaaactggtatgccttagtttcgatttcagcaccatccctatgtgtttattttacagttgcTACATTCCTGTCTATTTActgttcatgttctgtattgaatatgctactctctctttgtaTCTGCTATTTGTTATGAACTCCCTATAccccactcccttctatgtgtttgagttaacatctaaattgctgcttaggtctgaacctgatcctcaatggatcctaactctcaaaatgtggctaataggctagtcagtggtgtgccagcactcctgattgctgggcatgaccaccagcctccCATGGCTTTCCCTGATTTTCCCCCTTtgtgcacttacactctctcttagattctaagttctgcccccctcttatgagccttgctttgggaccttgagttccctctaaacttggacatctgagggttgGCATTTCTATACTGCAGTgtcttaattctgcaatatatttgggttgtaagcactgcccggagtccactcgaggctcttagggaactttgacacatcccaaataagagaaagctTTGGAAATCTgttcctggaagttggttcaccttatattgttggactttgagtctgaattaggctccttggttgtagcttaatttctgatgtaattttacctttttcttaattcattctggtctgtaatatgttgtaataacttatgggttctagtgaaaaagggagggtcacCTATGTATGCATACGGGTAGACATCATGATCTTAGGTATTTATTCCTGCAATCACAACCTGTTtttacttctgcatttcatatagagatcctgactataggattctgcacttatgcatttcatatataAATTACGCctataggttttctgcacttctgcatatatagagatcatgtctatagttTTTTTTCACTTCCGCGTATCATATAGATAACATGTttataggattctgcattttacatctatcactaggcaaacagTCATAGGTTAAATAATAATCAattgcattctagataccatgtctataggacgcctgcactttcataatcgttttaaaatcaacaatgtttagaaatcatgcctataggagtaaccctTTGAATCTGATTCGCTTATGTCATCTgcaagtttaaaatcagttgcaATGTTGTCTAAAATCTGcgaaatttttgttttttctataatcagtaagttttctttagaatcagagcaagcactgttagatatcatgcctataggtctcacttaggcaaaacattaggtaattaattaattgcatcagtctttgataaattacaaccagggaaggctaattcggactcctcatctgagaaatatgtgatgaaccagcctatcctacgctttaatttgattttaaaccataaccagtatttgtaagtcatgctagccaATTTGTCTCTTGAAATTGAGGAGGCCTGTTTaagccctttaaactgttatgtgttctTCCTATACTTGCactatatgttttgattgtcgccctagaattttatccttttaaaactctgaaaaagcCAAATTTctcttccctttaggactagtagtcccaaatgcctccgtgactgataggattggggtgggtactagcatgcaataagtaacgacaccattctgcgctttactaccttaacggggtaggaagggtagatatggatatgatgactggtgcgctctCCTGAGGAGCGActgccgggtattgcattgatgtgatccatattaatcataaacctaggacccccatcCCTTTACCTGTCCTTATCTGCTTTCTTTAGAATTGCTTAaatctttcataaatttctgccctttTTGTTGTTCCTCAAAAGTTTTCAATTTATTTGCCAAATGCAAGCCCCTCTAtttgagcccttaattgcttGTTTGATTacgtgaagtcacaattgtaacatggtcgggaaccacactagtggatcttgaggggtgcctaacaccttcccctcgagataatttctagcccttacccaaactctggttcttcaaactcgaACCctttttggtgtcctaatgcacttaattattaggtggcaactcttcaattccaaaacccaattcccaaaaagggaacgagttgccctcccaaatgtcacaagcccgatttcgcgagaaaaagggggtgcgacatgGACCATGTGTATCAGTCATGTGTGGTGACCACTGGAGGATTGGAGACTAGATTGATCTCTTAttacttagtatggttgattttgacgtgattttgggtatagattggttgtctccatgtcatgatattctggattgtcacgctaagaccgtgacATTAACAGTGTCGGGGTTGCCAAGGATCGAGTGGAGAGGTTCTCTGAATTATGtttccagtagggtgatttcatatttgaaaaCCCAACGGATAGTTGggaaggggtgtttggcatatttggcctttgtgagagatgttagtgctgatactcctactattgattttgttccggTAGTGTGAgattttcggatgtgtttcttgcagacctgccaggcatgctacccgacagggatattcattttggtattgacttggtgtcaggcactcaacccatttctattcctccgcaTCGCATGGCACtaacagagttgaaagaattgaaagagcaactttagaagcttcttgataaggggtatgtgtcaccttggggtgcaccggttttgtttgtgaagaagaaggagggTACAATGTGGATGTGCATCgactataggcagttgaacaaagttacaataaaGAACAAATATTCTTTGTCgtacattgatgatttatttgaccagtttcagggagcgagggtgttctctaagattgatttgaggtctaggTATCTCCAGTTAAAGATTCAGGACTAGGATATTCTGAAGACGGCATTCAGGACCcgctatggtcactatgagttccttgagatgtcttttgggctgaccaaggCCCCAGTAGCATGCATGCAtatgatgaacagtgtgttccatccatatcttgattcgtttgtcatagaatttattgatgatatcctagtgtactcacgtagctaggaggagcatgCACAACTTTTGAGGATTATACTACAGCggctgagggaggagaagctttataccaagttctccaagtgtgagttttggttcagTTCGGTGGAATTCTTGGGGAACATGGTATCcagtgaggggattaaggtggatccaaagaagatagaggtggttcagagttggctcaTACCATCTTCTGTTGCTGAGATTCAGAGTTTTCTCGGCTTGGCCGGATATTATCGTCGCTTCGTGGAGAGTTTCTCGTATATTGCAACACCTTTgaccagattgacctagaagggtgctccattcaggtggtcggatgagtgtaaggagagcttttagaagatcaagactaccttgaccacaactctggTTCTAGTTTTGCCTTCGGCATCAGGCTCTTATACAATGTATTGTAATGCTTCTcggattggtattgggtgtgtcttgatgCGGGAGGGTAGactgattgcttatgcttcgctaCAGTTGAATCCTTATGAGAATaaataccatgttcatgatttagagttggcagccatcgtTCATGCATAGAAGATTTGGAGGCAATATCTCtacggtgtgtcttgtgaggtatgtACGGATCATTGgagtctccaacacttgttcaaacaaaaggatctaagtttgaggcagcggagatggttagagttggtaaaagactatgatattatcATTTTGTATCATCCTGGTAAGGCCAAAatagtggctgatgccttgagtagaaaggcggtgagtatgggttgCCTTGCATTTATTCGTGTTGGTGAGAGATCGCTTACatcagatgttcaggccttgcCTAATCaatttgtgaggttagatattttggatcCCAGTCAGgctctagcttgtgtggtttctcgatatTCCTTATataatcgcatcagagagcgtcaaTATTATGATCCatatttgtttgtccttaaggacacggttcagcacggtgatgccaaaaaggttactattggggatgatggggtgttgcagatgcaaggtcagatttgtgtgcccaatgtatatAGGCTATGCGAGTTGATTCTtcaggaggcccatagttcatgGTATTTCATTCATTTGGGTGTcgtaaagatgtatcaggacttgaggcagcactattggtggaggaggatgaagaaagatatagtgggttTTTTTAGCTTggtgcctaaattgtcagcatgtgaagtacgagcatcagagaccgggcggattgcttcagaggcttgagattccaaagtggaagtgggagcgtatcaccatggactgCATAGTTAGGCTCCCacaaactttgaggaagtttgatgctatttgggtgattatggatcggttgaccaagtctgcgcatttCATTCCAGTTGGGACTACCTTTTCTTCGAAGCGATTGAGTAAGATCTACATCTGTGAGATTGTTTACCTTCACGACGTGCCGTGTCCGTCATTTCAAATTGGGGCACAcagtttacattgcagttttggagagcagtGCAGCAAGAGTTAGGCACaagggttgagttgagtacaaaaTTCCACTCTCAGACGGATGAACAGTTcaaacgcactattcagatattgtaGGATATGCTACGCGCGTGTGTCATGGAtttcgggggttcttgggatcagtttctaccgcttgcagagtttgcctataataacagctaccaatcgagcatttagatggctctgtattaggctttgtatgggagacggtgtcggtctccggtgggttggtttgagccaggtgaggctaggctattgggtactaaCTTGGCTTatgatg from Nicotiana sylvestris chromosome 12, ASM39365v2, whole genome shotgun sequence encodes the following:
- the LOC138883281 gene encoding uncharacterized protein — protein: MGCLAFIRVGERSLTSDVQALPNQFVRLDILDPSQALACVVSRYSLYNRIRERQYYDPYLFVLKDTVQHGDAKKVTIGDDGVLQMQGQICVPNVYRLCELILQEAHSSWYFIHLGVVKMYQDLRQHYWWRRMKKDIVGFFSLVPKLSACEVRASETGRIASEA